The sequence AGTAAAATCACAGTTAGGTGACAGTTCTCTAATTTTCTCATTCAAAGAAATTAAATCTAATTTTTGCTCATCAGTAGCAAATAAATCTTTACACTGCAAATAATAGTTAACTGCCTGGTCTAAATTACCCTTAATTTGATATAATGACGCAAGGTTAAATAATAAATCAAAATCAAAAGGAAACTCTTCTACAGCTTTATTCAATACCTCCTCCGCCTCGTCTAGTTGATTTTGTAAAAGCCATAGTGTTGATTCAATAGAAGCTATAGCACTATCCCTACCAATTTTCTCCTTATATTGTTTTAACGTAAACCAAGCTTCGTCAAAAAAACCTTGATGGATTAATTTTTCAATTTTACTAATTATTTTATACTTGTAATCATCATTTATATACATGACTTTCCTCCTTAGTATTGAAACTTTAACTAAGATTTTGACTCAAATGTAATCTAGCATATTCTTTAATATAGTTATTCAAGGTTGGTAGGTTTTCTTTAGCTTCTTTTAGAAGTTTTACCTGAAGCATAGTATTATTACTACCTCGCATTTTTTTTACAAAGTAAAAGTTTATAAAAAATCGATGTTCATTATCATTAATAATCGTGCTAAGTATTCTAAGCTTCTCTTCGCCATAAAGATATTTTATAAACAATTCTCCGTAGTATAAGTATTTATTGAAAATCTCAAAGTATTTAGAGTGGACTTCTTCTGAATAATTATTCGAGTTTTCAAGGATAGCTCTGTGGATAACTAGAAGTGTCTTTATGGAACGGAAATCATTTTCTTTTATGTCTATACTTAAAATCTCTTTAATCAATTTGTTTTCATACTTATAATCATTTTTTAGTAGCTGCCTAAATAAATTTATTATTGTAACTTGTTCATTTTTTCGGAATAGGTCTACAAATCTTTTAGATATATTTAGGTCTTTAACAACTTCTCCATAAAAAAAAGGCACGTACTTAAAATCTATTTTTTTTAGGAAGGTGTATAATTTTAGCTCTTCATTGAAACCGCGGTTTAATAAGCAGTACTCCGAGTATATCCCTTCACCTTTTGCAAAAACCAAGTCCATCTTATCTTGTTTTTCTGGCTCTAATAATTTTTTCATTTCTTCTATAATTATGGTGACTTTATTATAGTAAGATTCATTTTCATTTAAGTACTTGATAATTTTTTCAGGCTCATCTTTCTTCATGTGAATTTTTGTTAGTAGAATCATTTTTTGATCAGTTTGTTCTGATGCATTGTTTATATGCTCTAAAGAGTTTTCAAACTCATTGTTTTCATAGTAATAATTGGCCAGTAAAATATTTGCTTTATTCAGTGAGGATTGGTCTATGCTATATAATGCTATAGATGCATCATTGTATACGTCCAATCTTTCCTTTTTGGAATACAAGTCTAAATATTTTTGGAAATTTGATTTCATTTTTTCAATGTTGCCTAATTTTTGGTAGGTATAGCCTAATATATTATACAAGTCTAAATAATCAGGACGTAATCTTACACCTTCTTCGGCAATATTGATTACTTCTTTATATTGACCACATGCAAAAGCATTTTTAGAGTAAACTGAGTAAATAAAAGCATACTTTTTTCTAAGTTTGTAGTCTATATTATTAAGTAATTCAAAGGTTTTTCTTATTTGCTTTAGTGCTAAATCATGCTTTCCATACATGCTATAAGATACTGACAATTGAAATGAATAATAAATATTTTTAGGATCTTTTTCAATCTCTTCCTTTAGTATTGAAGAAGTACGATTAAATTTCTTCTCCATCAGATTTTTATCTTTTATTAAGTAACCATAGTGATTCAGTAGTATTTCTGAAGCCATAATTGGTTTTCTAACATTTGGTTGGTTATGAATTGCTCCTCTATAGCAAAAATCCTTATCGTTTCTAAATATTTTAAAATTAGATTCTAGAAGAAATTTATCTATGTTATTTTTGTAGAAAAAACTCTTAATCTTAACCATTACAGACATCTTACCGTTCAGTGATCCAGATTCAATCAAGGATATCAATTCGTTTGGTGTTTCTAAAGTTTCGTCAGCATCTAAACTAAATAGCCATTCACCATTTGTGTATGATATGGCCTTATTACGCATATCCGAAAAGTTATTATTCCACTCTGCAAAGTATACTTTATCTGTATAAGATTTCGCAATTTCTACAGTTTTATCTGTTGATCCAGTATCTAAAATAACAAGTTCAACATACTGTTTCTGTAGGATTTGTTGCAAACTATCTAGGCATCTTTTTAGGTTTTCCTCTTCGTTCTTCACAATCATACAAAAACTAAGCTTGATTTTTTTCTCCATAACTTTCACCTCTTAGGAAGTTAATTTCCATTCATCGATAACTGGTAGTAATCCAAATAACAGTAATTCTCTAAATAAAAAGAAATCCTCACTTTCAAGAGATTCTTCTAGTGAAGCATAAACATTATTAAGTTCAGTTAAGTGCTGTACTTCATATCCATTTTCTTTTAAAATAGATAAGGCTTCTGAAAACACTTCTAAATCTTCCGTCAAAAATATAAGTCGATCATTATTCAATGTTTCCTGTGCTAGAATTTCATCACAAATACTTTTTATCCTACTACTTAGATTTTCTGCTATTTCCCTTATACTTTTTTCTAAATTTATAAATTCATTCATTTATGTTCTCTCTCCATTACTTTATTTTTTAAAAAACAGGGAGATAAAGAATCTCCCTGTAGATTTTTATATTAACCTAATAATTGAAGAACTGACTGCGGTGCCATATTAGCTTGAGCCATCATAGCTGTCGCAGCTTGCGATAGAATATTATTCTTAGTGAACTCCATCATTTCAGCAGCCATATCTACATCACGAATTCTAGATTCAGCAGCTTGTAAGTTTTCACTAGCATTATCAAGGTTTGCAATGGTGTGCTCTAAACGATTTTGTAATGCCCCAAGTTTAGAACGCTCTTCAGATACAGTTTCTATAGCAGTATCTATCAGTGTTATTGTAGCATCAAAGCTAAATGTAGATGCTGCTACGTCTATACCATCAACTCCTAAACCATTTGCACTCATACTAGAAACAGTTAAGTTAACTTGTTGTCCACTATTAGCACCAATTTGGAAGTCAACGTTTAGACTACCTCCTAATAAGTTTTGCCCATTAAATTCTGTACGGTCTGAAATACCTTTAGATCCTGTTTCACCACCAAGTTCTTCTATAAGTGCAGATAACTCATTTTGAATAGCAGTTAGATCTTCTGATTCATTAGTTCCATTACCAGCTTGCACTACTAACTCGCGCATTCTTTGAAGGATTGCATGTGATTCATTTAATGCACCTTCAGCTGTTTGGATCATTGAAATACCATCTTGAGCATTTCTTGATGCTTGTTTAAGACCACGGATTTGACCTCTCATTTTTTCAGAGATAGAAAGACCTGCAGCATCGTCACCAGCACGGTTGATTCTCATACCTGACGACAGTTTTTCCATTGATCTTGCACCATTGTTGTTATTGATGTTTAATTGTCTGTGAGCATTCATAGACATAATGTTGTTATTAATTCTCATTATAAATTCCTCCTTGAATTTTATCTATTTAGAAGCTTCCATGCTTCTGATATTTAATTATCCTAGCAATTGAAGAACAGATTGTGGTGCCATGTTAGCCTGTGCCATCATAGCTGTAGCAGCCTGGGAAAGAATATTATTTTTAGTGAACTCCATCATTTCAGCAGCCATATCTACATCACGAATTCTAGACTCAGCAGCTTGTAAGTTTTCACTAGCATTGTCAAGGTTAGCAATAGTGTGCTCTAGACGATTTTGTAAAGCACCTAACTTTGATCTTTCTTCAGAAACCTTCTCAATTGCACTATCTATCTTTCCTATTTCAGTATCAAAGTTACCAGCAGTAAATGTTCCACTAACAGATACATCAGCAACAGATAATCCAGAAGCGCTCATATCAGCAATTGATAAAGTTACTTGTTGCCCACTATTCGCACCGATTTGAAAATCAATACCTGAAGCTCCAGCTAAAGAACCATCTAAAAGGTCCTGGCCATTAAATTGGGTACGATCGGAAATACCTTTAGAGGTTGTTTCACCACCAAGCTCTTCAATCAATGCAGTTAATTCATTTTGAATAGCAGTCAAATCTTCTGATTCATTAGTACCATTACCAGCTTGCACTACTAACTCACGCATTCTTTGCAGAATTGCGTGTGATTCATTTAATGCACCTTCAGCTGTTTGGATCATTGAAATACCATCTTGAGCATTTCTAGAAGCTTGCTTTAAACCACGGATTTGACCTCTCATTTTTTCAGAAATAGAAAGACCTGCAGCATCGTCACCAGCACGGTTGATTCTCATACCTGATGATAACTTTTCCATTGACCTTGCACCATTGTTGTTATTGATGTTTAGTTGTCTGTGAGCATTCATAGACATAATGTTGTTGTTAATTCTCATTATATATTCCTCCTTGAATGATGTTTTTAGAAGCATCCATGCTTCTATTTACCTTGGACATACTTTACTAAATAAAGAAGCATTCTAGGCCGTACGCTCCTTAATTGCTTTTTATTAGGTCGTAAGTCCTTTATGTTTAATATATCGACTTATTTTGACATTTCTTAAGACACAAATTAGCTTATTTAAGAGCAATAAATACTATTTCCAACGTTTTTCGTCCTATTTCTTCATCTTATGGCATATTGTTATATTTTAAATAAAATTTCCTATATCATCAAAAGGTTATAATCTGACCTGAAGCATCAAGCTACAATTATTTTTGCTTATCTATAAACATGGCGTGTGCTTGGCCTTGATTGTATGCTTGGTATACTTTCTTACCTTGTTGCAGGCCTTGGCGTTTTTGGCGGTTTTCTCCTAGGGCTTTTTGCATTTGGGCTGTTAGTTCTGCGTCTAGGTTGATTGTTTCTCGGAGTTGAGTTCTGATTTTTTCTGTTAGGATTTCTAGATCTTCTGTTAATAAGTAGTTTATTGTTTTGATATATGGTAGGTTAAATTCTTTTATGTTTAGTTCTTGGCATATTTTATTTCTTATTTCAGCTATTTGATTATTGATTGGGTTCGCTTGTTCTATAAGCTTGTCCCGTTGGTCTATTATTGTTTGAACTTGATCTTCATTGTCATCTTGGAAGGCCTGTTGTTGGTTTATGTATGTTTGGTGGACTTGGGTATATAGGCTGTATATATCTTTGTATTGGTCGCGTAGGTTTTGTACTAGGTTTGTGATGTTCATTTTTTCACTTCCTTCGGTTAGGGTATTACCTTGAATATAGCATAGTATTGGACAAGTTTAAACAGGAAATTAGTTGGGGAAAAATAAAAAATCTTGTTTTACCACTACTTTTCACTATCAAGACATACAAGGCTTACGAACTTAAAGATAAAGTTCTAATGAACTTTTATGACTACTTTAACAACTAGCATGCTGGGTGGAAGGGCGACTGAAAA comes from Alkalicella caledoniensis and encodes:
- a CDS encoding glycosyltransferase family 2 protein; the encoded protein is MEKKIKLSFCMIVKNEEENLKRCLDSLQQILQKQYVELVILDTGSTDKTVEIAKSYTDKVYFAEWNNNFSDMRNKAISYTNGEWLFSLDADETLETPNELISLIESGSLNGKMSVMVKIKSFFYKNNIDKFLLESNFKIFRNDKDFCYRGAIHNQPNVRKPIMASEILLNHYGYLIKDKNLMEKKFNRTSSILKEEIEKDPKNIYYSFQLSVSYSMYGKHDLALKQIRKTFELLNNIDYKLRKKYAFIYSVYSKNAFACGQYKEVINIAEEGVRLRPDYLDLYNILGYTYQKLGNIEKMKSNFQKYLDLYSKKERLDVYNDASIALYSIDQSSLNKANILLANYYYENNEFENSLEHINNASEQTDQKMILLTKIHMKKDEPEKIIKYLNENESYYNKVTIIIEEMKKLLEPEKQDKMDLVFAKGEGIYSEYCLLNRGFNEELKLYTFLKKIDFKYVPFFYGEVVKDLNISKRFVDLFRKNEQVTIINLFRQLLKNDYKYENKLIKEILSIDIKENDFRSIKTLLVIHRAILENSNNYSEEVHSKYFEIFNKYLYYGELFIKYLYGEEKLRILSTIINDNEHRFFINFYFVKKMRGSNNTMLQVKLLKEAKENLPTLNNYIKEYARLHLSQNLS
- the hag gene encoding flagellin Hag, translating into MRINNNIMSMNAHRQLNINNNNGARSMEKLSSGMRINRAGDDAAGLSISEKMRGQIRGLKQASRNAQDGISMIQTAEGALNESHAILQRMRELVVQAGNGTNESEDLTAIQNELSALIEELGGETGSKGISDRTEFNGQNLLGGSLNVDFQIGANSGQQVNLTVSSMSANGLGVDGIDVAASTFSFDATITLIDTAIETVSEERSKLGALQNRLEHTIANLDNASENLQAAESRIRDVDMAAEMMEFTKNNILSQAATAMMAQANMAPQSVLQLLG
- the hag gene encoding flagellin Hag, encoding MRINNNIMSMNAHRQLNINNNNGARSMEKLSSGMRINRAGDDAAGLSISEKMRGQIRGLKQASRNAQDGISMIQTAEGALNESHAILQRMRELVVQAGNGTNESEDLTAIQNELTALIEELGGETTSKGISDRTQFNGQDLLDGSLAGASGIDFQIGANSGQQVTLSIADMSASGLSVADVSVSGTFTAGNFDTEIGKIDSAIEKVSEERSKLGALQNRLEHTIANLDNASENLQAAESRIRDVDMAAEMMEFTKNNILSQAATAMMAQANMAPQSVLQLLG